A region of Gammaproteobacteria bacterium DNA encodes the following proteins:
- a CDS encoding uroporphyrinogen-III synthase: MAKAKPLYGLGIVVTRPEHQAEPLCQRLSSLGANVIRCPLLQITASELKPPQQRVFGQLSLYDLAIFISPNAVTFALKQLRGDWPIGLKIAAVGQGSARTLQQHQFNVDFFPKERFNSEALLELPSMQNLQNQRIVIFRGQGGREYLAQQLKKRGATVDYLEFYQRRPTPNKSEVLLPLWQQNKIQLIIITSSKSLNTLYAMVGTGSQGRAYLEQTPLLLISKRTQRLAVELGFKNWTVISPQASDLEISNTIIKHADRMTLDQNHE, from the coding sequence ATGGCCAAAGCAAAACCGTTATACGGTTTGGGCATCGTCGTCACCCGCCCCGAACATCAAGCCGAGCCGCTCTGCCAACGCCTTAGTAGCCTAGGGGCAAACGTGATTCGTTGCCCCTTATTACAGATCACAGCCAGCGAATTAAAACCGCCACAACAGCGTGTTTTTGGGCAATTATCCCTTTACGATTTAGCCATCTTCATCAGCCCCAACGCGGTTACGTTTGCTTTAAAACAGCTGCGCGGCGACTGGCCAATAGGGCTAAAAATTGCAGCGGTTGGCCAAGGCAGTGCCAGAACCTTACAACAACACCAATTTAACGTGGATTTTTTCCCTAAAGAACGCTTTAACAGCGAGGCACTGTTGGAACTGCCCTCTATGCAGAACCTACAAAACCAGCGCATTGTGATTTTTCGGGGTCAAGGCGGTCGTGAATACCTTGCCCAACAACTGAAAAAACGCGGTGCCACGGTGGATTACCTTGAGTTTTATCAACGCCGCCCCACCCCCAACAAGTCAGAGGTTTTACTGCCACTCTGGCAACAAAATAAGATTCAGTTGATCATCATTACCAGCAGTAAAAGTCTAAACACGCTTTATGCTATGGTAGGCACCGGCAGCCAAGGAAGAGCTTATTTAGAACAGACCCCTCTGCTATTGATCAGCAAACGGACACAACGATTAGCAGTGGAGTTAGGCTTTAAAAATTGGACTGTGATCAGCCCACAAGCCAGCGATCTTGAAATCAGCAACACCATTATTAAACACGCAGACCGCATGACCTTGGATCAAAACCATGAATG